From the Chthoniobacterales bacterium genome, one window contains:
- a CDS encoding phospholipid carrier-dependent glycosyltransferase: MFSGPKWRLKADWLRLWLPPVLLVALFVGTGLRGIDFGHHWDEREFTLDAARTMLANGLFLSRPYIYPGFAKLLALVPSLDDGLRALGQGGGVRQVLGAMVAAFNAPNYLLQARAVFVMVCALGILWVYLAVWVTTRRWWQATLAAAILGTSWELAYHSRFLVGDCLLAQFSALCLLLLALYHRRGHSGWLWAASIVVGLAVGTKYPGVLLLAPVMFCAALQTPATLSQRTARVVIVGVLSVASYLVTTPGTVIDPIVFADALAKVKATYTGGWFGYSVAPGYPHLWMLVRYFALNVFSPYAPIAAVFFVSAIAGAVLCWRDDRKFAAVLIGFPILFATFFCWKYTVFIVRNFLLLAPFLAVLSARGLAEALVRLRWPAARITLAVVIGGALAANAAWLISAGESIRHRDDGVAASEAMAYVRDHPGTRFRVSPKVTSMAAGRGLALPSNAVQANPDEVVFFAKTEGAAAYAWSANDPWLTRAVFGPREINFNYYSTWEGSDRVVVMTLVKAKAAGIPLAQ, encoded by the coding sequence ATGTTTTCCGGACCGAAATGGCGCTTGAAAGCTGATTGGCTGCGGTTGTGGCTGCCGCCGGTGCTGCTGGTCGCGCTCTTCGTAGGCACCGGGCTTCGCGGTATCGATTTCGGCCATCACTGGGACGAGCGCGAGTTTACCCTGGACGCCGCGCGCACCATGCTCGCCAACGGACTCTTCCTCTCGCGCCCGTACATCTACCCCGGTTTTGCCAAGCTGCTGGCCCTGGTCCCGTCACTCGATGACGGGTTGCGGGCGCTGGGACAAGGTGGCGGTGTCCGCCAGGTCCTCGGGGCGATGGTCGCGGCCTTCAATGCGCCGAACTATCTGCTCCAGGCGCGGGCTGTCTTCGTAATGGTTTGCGCGCTCGGGATTCTCTGGGTCTACCTGGCGGTCTGGGTGACCACCCGCCGGTGGTGGCAGGCGACGCTGGCGGCCGCGATCCTTGGCACGTCCTGGGAACTGGCGTATCACTCGCGCTTTCTGGTCGGCGACTGCCTCCTGGCACAGTTCTCCGCCCTCTGCCTTCTGCTGCTGGCGCTCTATCACCGCCGTGGGCACTCTGGCTGGTTGTGGGCAGCGTCGATCGTCGTAGGTCTTGCCGTCGGCACCAAGTACCCAGGCGTCCTCCTGCTCGCCCCGGTGATGTTTTGCGCCGCTCTGCAGACGCCAGCCACTTTATCGCAGCGGACCGCCCGCGTAGTGATAGTGGGTGTGCTTTCGGTGGCCAGCTACCTTGTTACTACGCCCGGCACTGTCATCGACCCCATCGTCTTCGCAGACGCGCTCGCCAAGGTCAAAGCAACCTACACCGGGGGTTGGTTCGGTTACTCCGTCGCACCGGGGTATCCGCACCTCTGGATGTTGGTGCGGTATTTTGCGCTCAATGTCTTCTCACCTTACGCCCCCATCGCAGCCGTCTTCTTTGTTTCAGCCATCGCCGGCGCGGTTCTGTGTTGGCGGGACGACCGAAAGTTCGCCGCGGTCTTGATCGGCTTTCCCATTCTCTTCGCCACGTTCTTCTGCTGGAAGTACACCGTCTTCATCGTCCGCAACTTCCTTCTCCTGGCGCCATTCCTCGCCGTGCTGAGCGCGCGGGGGCTGGCCGAAGCGCTCGTGCGCCTCCGCTGGCCCGCGGCACGCATCACCCTGGCGGTCGTGATCGGCGGCGCTCTGGCCGCCAACGCTGCGTGGTTGATCTCCGCAGGCGAAAGTATCCGCCACCGCGATGACGGAGTCGCAGCCTCGGAGGCCATGGCCTATGTCCGCGATCACCCGGGCACTCGGTTCCGGGTCTCGCCTAAGGTAACCTCGATGGCAGCCGGGCGGGGCCTGGCGCTCCCATCCAACGCCGTCCAGGCCAACCCCGATGAAGTTGTTTTCTTCGCCAAGACCGAGGGCGCCGCAGCCTACGCATGGAGCGCGAACGATCCCTGGCTCACTCGCGCCGTATTCGGCCCTCGAGAGATTAACTTCAACTACTACTCGACTTGGGAAGGCTCCGACCGGGTCGTGGTGATGACTCTCGTGAAAGCCAAGGCCGCCGGAATCCCGTTGGCGCAATAG
- a CDS encoding FkbM family methyltransferase gives MIGSLLYDLNHASIWHHELKVWNQRLRATSLDRLVFLGLHRLGLMGKEEARLLEKLVEPGMLTVDIGANIGLYALLLARLVGMDGRVFAFEPEPELFAMLCENCAANGAVNVTPFQCAAGETNGRGTFQRAIFNSGDNRLGPTRADAQPIEVQVARLDDVLPVRAVQFIKIDVQGHELAALSGMTELLSASPDVRVLFEFMPFALRAANAPPESLLDFFRDRGFELYEMKAGCLQHVANPSRLLTEVQGKQYINLLASRTPLNNLAKS, from the coding sequence ATGATAGGGTCCTTACTTTACGATCTTAACCACGCTTCGATCTGGCATCATGAATTGAAAGTGTGGAACCAGCGCCTCCGCGCCACCTCGCTCGACCGGCTCGTCTTTCTCGGACTTCATCGCCTGGGATTAATGGGAAAGGAGGAGGCGAGGCTGCTGGAAAAATTGGTCGAGCCTGGCATGCTGACCGTGGACATCGGCGCCAATATAGGACTTTACGCTCTGTTGCTGGCCCGACTCGTGGGGATGGACGGCCGCGTTTTCGCTTTCGAGCCGGAACCAGAACTCTTTGCGATGCTGTGCGAAAACTGCGCAGCCAATGGCGCCGTGAACGTCACTCCATTCCAATGTGCCGCCGGCGAAACAAATGGACGCGGGACCTTCCAACGGGCTATTTTTAATTCGGGCGATAATCGCCTCGGCCCGACCAGAGCTGATGCCCAACCGATCGAGGTCCAAGTGGCGCGCCTGGATGACGTCTTGCCTGTGCGAGCGGTCCAATTCATCAAAATCGACGTTCAGGGTCACGAACTGGCCGCGTTGTCCGGCATGACAGAACTGCTTTCCGCCAGCCCAGATGTTCGGGTGCTTTTCGAATTTATGCCGTTTGCTTTGCGGGCGGCAAACGCGCCTCCGGAAAGTTTGCTCGATTTTTTCCGCGACCGTGGCTTTGAACTCTACGAGATGAAAGCCGGGTGCTTGCAGCATGTAGCCAATCCGTCCCGACTTTTGACCGAGGTCCAAGGCAAACAATACATCAACCTTCTGGCCAGTCGGACTCCCCTTAACAATCTCGCGAAGAGCTAA
- a CDS encoding glycosyltransferase family 2 protein, giving the protein MAADKKVVVIMPAYNAGKTLERTYREIPLDSVQECIVVDDVSADATVEIARALGLRVFLHEENKGYGGNQKTCYVEALKTGADIVVMLHPDYQYDPKKIPDLIRPIIEGRADLVLGSRMAHAVAGGMPLYKRISNRFLTWCENKVFGLELSEYHTGFRAFRRSVLETAPFLLNSNDFIFDQEIVAQAVWFGARIAEISVPHRYFPEASTIGFGRSVRYGLGVLKLLAAFLLNRKGVIASPRYRPLHHAYTEVRTRSPQ; this is encoded by the coding sequence ATGGCTGCTGACAAAAAAGTAGTGGTCATCATGCCGGCTTACAATGCCGGCAAGACCTTGGAGAGAACGTATCGCGAGATTCCATTGGACTCGGTCCAGGAATGCATCGTCGTCGATGACGTTTCGGCCGATGCGACGGTGGAGATCGCGCGCGCGCTTGGGCTGCGCGTTTTCCTGCATGAGGAAAATAAGGGATACGGCGGAAACCAGAAGACCTGTTACGTCGAGGCCCTCAAGACCGGCGCTGACATTGTGGTGATGTTACATCCCGATTACCAATACGACCCGAAAAAAATCCCGGACCTCATTCGGCCAATTATCGAGGGCCGCGCGGACCTCGTCCTGGGTTCGCGAATGGCCCACGCGGTCGCGGGCGGGATGCCGCTTTACAAGCGGATTTCGAATCGCTTTCTCACCTGGTGCGAGAACAAGGTCTTCGGGCTCGAGCTCTCGGAATATCACACCGGCTTTCGCGCCTTTCGCCGAAGCGTGCTCGAAACCGCGCCCTTTCTCCTGAACTCGAACGATTTCATTTTCGACCAGGAGATCGTGGCGCAGGCCGTCTGGTTTGGGGCCCGCATTGCAGAAATCTCGGTGCCACACCGCTATTTTCCCGAAGCGAGCACCATCGGTTTCGGGCGCTCGGTCCGTTACGGCCTGGGTGTTCTTAAATTACTGGCAGCTTTCCTCCTGAATCGAAAAGGCGTAATTGCCTCCCCGAGATACCGTCCTCTGCACCACGCTTACACTGAGGTCCGCACCCGCTCCCCGCAGTGA